Proteins encoded together in one Candidatus Dependentiae bacterium window:
- a CDS encoding DMT family transporter encodes MFLIFLNYALLASTFLCNKLLVGSIPPFSLTGLSNILGGSILCSYAYFKQRSGIKDFFNASSLIYLLPVALCVTFGATALRMYALSNLSSFKVTFFSTLDPFITALLCYILRSEKLSWMQLLGMTVAAGGSACLFADSLMAEGGFATAALIPLLAAFGAIVVNRYGWILAQDFMNTRGWNMPKVIAISMLMGGSLSLGSALLMKELPLSLAWPTVLPMLAYAVIVNNVICSSTYGFLLKKYSVTFLSLAEFLGPLFVALYGWLFLGESVSTSFFISIALVALGLFMFSKSAAKQLLAE; translated from the coding sequence ATGTTCCTTATTTTTCTCAATTATGCTTTGTTAGCGTCAACTTTTTTATGTAATAAATTACTTGTAGGTTCGATACCTCCATTTTCACTTACAGGATTGAGTAATATTCTAGGTGGTAGTATTTTGTGTAGTTATGCCTATTTTAAACAACGTAGTGGCATAAAAGATTTTTTTAACGCGTCATCACTTATCTATTTGCTTCCTGTAGCTTTGTGTGTAACTTTTGGTGCAACTGCACTGCGTATGTATGCGCTTTCAAATTTAAGTTCGTTTAAAGTAACTTTTTTTTCAACACTAGATCCTTTTATTACTGCGCTTTTATGTTATATTTTGCGCTCAGAAAAACTAAGTTGGATGCAGTTGTTGGGTATGACAGTAGCAGCTGGCGGATCAGCATGCTTGTTTGCTGACTCTCTTATGGCTGAAGGTGGGTTTGCAACTGCTGCCTTGATACCGTTACTTGCCGCTTTTGGTGCAATTGTGGTAAACCGATATGGTTGGATTCTAGCTCAGGATTTTATGAATACGCGTGGTTGGAATATGCCTAAGGTTATTGCTATCAGTATGCTCATGGGTGGTTCTTTATCCTTGGGATCTGCTTTACTCATGAAAGAGTTGCCTTTATCGCTGGCTTGGCCTACAGTGCTTCCTATGCTTGCCTACGCAGTGATAGTTAATAACGTTATTTGCTCAAGTACCTATGGATTTTTACTTAAAAAATATAGTGTAACTTTTTTGTCCCTGGCAGAGTTTTTAGGGCCTCTCTTTGTAGCTCTGTATGGTTGGCTATTTTTAGGTGAATCGGTATCAACTTCATTTTTTATATCAATAGCATTAGTTGCACTAGGGTTATTTATGTTCTCTAAAAGTGCAGCAAAGCAGCTTCTAGCTGAGTAG
- a CDS encoding macro domain-containing protein yields MNSKSLIVVSFACFFTSRILTQELSKKYAHGREIQVIKDDINQQSVDCIVNAANKELLSGGGVCGAIFRAAGIDALQKACFAFPKTADGVRCPVGEARVTPSFNLATRGIKHIIHAVGPDCRSIIDPVIRKNLLVSTYINSLREAEHLGAESIAFPCISTSIYAYPKKEASVIAFQTVSDFITNQASSLKKVCFMVFEQEDYVLYKQLVKTK; encoded by the coding sequence ATGAATAGTAAATCTTTAATAGTAGTCTCTTTTGCTTGTTTTTTTACATCGAGAATTTTAACACAAGAACTTTCTAAAAAGTACGCACATGGCAGAGAAATACAAGTAATAAAAGATGATATAAATCAGCAGTCGGTAGACTGTATTGTAAATGCTGCTAACAAGGAATTGCTTTCAGGTGGAGGAGTTTGTGGCGCAATTTTTAGAGCTGCAGGTATTGATGCTTTGCAAAAAGCCTGTTTTGCTTTTCCAAAAACAGCAGATGGCGTACGTTGCCCTGTAGGTGAAGCACGTGTTACACCAAGTTTTAATCTTGCTACTAGAGGAATTAAACATATTATTCATGCGGTAGGCCCCGATTGCCGGAGTATAATTGATCCAGTAATACGTAAAAATTTGCTTGTCTCTACTTATATTAATAGTCTTCGAGAAGCTGAACATCTAGGTGCTGAAAGTATTGCCTTTCCTTGTATTAGCACTTCTATTTATGCTTATCCAAAAAAAGAAGCTAGTGTTATTGCTTTTCAAACAGTAAGTGATTTTATAACTAATCAGGCTTCTAGCCTTAAAAAAGTATGTTTTATGGTATTTGAGCAAGAAGATTATGTGCTGTATAAGCAGTTAGTAAAAACGAAATAG
- a CDS encoding ankyrin repeat domain-containing protein: MYTLKTIILAFLILPALAMDEPLAKRQRKDTKAQIEQANQKLLEGAESRNIHAVDQALREGAQVDTTSPEGFAALHYSACNGDIQIAKLLIGAQANLNAQDKESYSPLHRAVKKGHVEIVRLLLKAGALVDTEDASHRTPLHLAATKGSFEIASLLMEYKANPNSADNDYYSPLHNALSNKHTDMVKLLLQAKPLLNLRDENGHRPLNIAVEKRDLASIQALIDAGADINAHTFDVNTPLYEAIDNDYTEIAQLLLMKGADYTLAGDRPFDEVYNPNSSEDSEGFLNNRTYSGSGFTCMQRAVLRNNSVLVKLLLAVGADATVKDQADRTALDHARESGNAQIVELLEEYNDLAQNVSLETGQKAVDLGYYALVQIMLKKMFITRVQLRTLAKRAQDAYAVSGNSMYEKINQLLKVEFFKQAKLSIVLNKATARDANGNAVVSPELPKEIADTIAVYAVQ; encoded by the coding sequence ATGTATACCTTAAAAACAATTATTTTAGCTTTTTTAATACTACCTGCTCTAGCAATGGACGAGCCTTTGGCTAAAAGGCAAAGAAAAGATACTAAAGCCCAAATAGAACAAGCAAATCAAAAACTTCTAGAGGGTGCTGAATCTCGTAACATTCATGCTGTAGATCAAGCATTGCGTGAGGGTGCCCAAGTTGACACTACTAGTCCAGAGGGATTTGCTGCGCTTCATTATAGTGCCTGTAATGGTGATATTCAAATAGCAAAACTATTAATTGGTGCTCAAGCTAACCTTAATGCTCAAGATAAAGAATCATATTCACCTCTGCATAGAGCTGTTAAAAAGGGGCATGTGGAAATAGTAAGGTTGCTATTAAAAGCAGGTGCTTTAGTTGATACCGAAGACGCCTCTCATAGGACACCCCTTCATCTTGCTGCTACCAAAGGTTCTTTTGAAATTGCCTCACTTTTAATGGAATATAAAGCTAATCCTAATAGTGCAGATAATGACTATTACTCACCTTTACATAATGCTCTTTCAAATAAGCATACTGATATGGTAAAACTACTTTTACAGGCTAAGCCACTGTTAAATTTACGTGATGAAAATGGTCATAGGCCCTTAAATATAGCGGTAGAAAAAAGAGATTTAGCATCAATTCAAGCACTTATAGATGCTGGAGCAGATATTAATGCGCATACGTTTGATGTTAATACACCATTGTATGAAGCTATAGACAATGATTACACAGAAATAGCCCAACTGCTTCTTATGAAAGGAGCTGATTACACTCTTGCTGGCGATAGACCTTTTGATGAGGTATATAACCCCAATAGCTCTGAAGATTCAGAAGGATTTTTAAATAATAGAACATATAGTGGAAGTGGTTTTACTTGTATGCAGAGAGCTGTTTTGCGTAATAATAGTGTGCTAGTAAAGTTGCTTCTTGCGGTAGGTGCTGATGCAACAGTTAAAGATCAGGCTGATCGGACAGCGCTTGATCATGCTCGTGAATCTGGAAATGCTCAAATAGTTGAACTACTAGAAGAGTATAATGACCTTGCTCAAAATGTATCTTTAGAAACGGGTCAAAAAGCGGTTGATTTAGGTTATTATGCTTTAGTACAAATAATGCTTAAAAAAATGTTTATTACACGAGTTCAATTACGCACTTTAGCAAAAAGAGCTCAAGATGCTTATGCTGTTTCTGGTAATAGTATGTATGAAAAAATCAATCAATTACTTAAGGTTGAATTTTTTAAGCAAGCCAAACTAAGTATAGTATTAAATAAAGCTACAGCGAGGGATGCTAATGGCAATGCTGTAGTAAGTCCAGAACTTCCTAAAGAAATTGCTGATACTATTGCAGTTTACGCAGTACAGTAA
- a CDS encoding DUF2975 domain-containing protein produces the protein MVSITKYTRLIQITSIACAVIVTVVTCLSWVSDLFPTITALFQNSGEGTNALTRFKELSAIPFSHRCIGFIVDGIALSILWVGIVFLNRVLKRFQAGDFFSLENIHLFTLLSRVALAWALYMPLRVTLLSLITTLHKGVGHRMLTLQLSIQDSINIGIFLGLALLTSLIEESSKLKKEHDLTI, from the coding sequence ATGGTTTCTATTACAAAATACACACGATTAATTCAAATTACGAGTATTGCCTGTGCGGTTATAGTAACAGTAGTAACCTGTTTGAGTTGGGTAAGTGATCTCTTTCCTACTATTACAGCACTCTTTCAAAATAGCGGTGAAGGGACTAATGCGTTAACACGATTTAAAGAGTTATCTGCTATACCATTTAGTCATAGATGTATAGGTTTTATTGTTGATGGTATTGCTCTAAGTATACTTTGGGTAGGTATTGTTTTTTTAAACCGCGTTCTGAAGCGTTTTCAAGCGGGTGATTTCTTTTCTCTTGAAAATATTCACTTATTTACTCTTTTAAGCCGAGTAGCATTAGCATGGGCGTTATATATGCCTCTAAGAGTAACCTTGCTCTCTCTTATAACAACACTTCATAAAGGTGTTGGCCATAGAATGCTTACTCTACAGTTAAGTATCCAAGATAGTATAAATATAGGGATATTCTTAGGACTTGCTCTTTTAACAAGCCTTATAGAAGAAAGTAGCAAATTAAAAAAAGAACACGACTTAACAATATAA
- a CDS encoding HAD-IA family hydrolase — protein MHVSKKFLFCLLLMTSTTCFGKTIIWDVGDTLFTTSKLGVAYSIGFTHFIAYMLLDWRNPNIYPIIFDILEKMDPSDSYPHEKATDFKGNPLPIVMHKWLAGKIEEKELLVSINDYLEKLDAQHYFVSEREKNLLKRAFEVMFNPQILARYTYPLAKGIQLLRDCAEAKDTNGELKNTLMILSNWDAVSFNLVQQHYPDIFNYFNTHHIVISGAIGLIKPHVAAFEYIINTCKLNPADCIFIDDQSVNVRAAATCGITGILLVNGNYTALREQLKELNVL, from the coding sequence ATGCATGTTAGTAAAAAATTTTTATTTTGTCTGCTTCTTATGACTAGCACTACCTGTTTTGGCAAAACCATTATCTGGGATGTAGGTGATACACTATTTACAACAAGTAAACTAGGTGTTGCCTATAGTATAGGTTTTACACATTTTATCGCCTACATGCTTCTTGATTGGCGCAATCCCAATATTTATCCTATTATTTTTGATATTTTAGAAAAAATGGATCCTTCAGACTCTTATCCACACGAAAAAGCTACAGATTTTAAAGGAAATCCACTGCCTATTGTTATGCACAAATGGCTTGCAGGAAAAATTGAAGAAAAAGAGTTACTCGTTTCTATTAACGATTATCTTGAAAAACTTGATGCGCAGCACTACTTTGTAAGTGAACGTGAAAAAAACTTACTCAAAAGAGCATTTGAAGTTATGTTTAATCCCCAAATTTTAGCACGTTATACTTATCCACTGGCAAAAGGAATACAATTACTGCGCGATTGTGCTGAAGCCAAAGATACAAACGGTGAGCTAAAAAATACACTTATGATTCTTTCCAACTGGGATGCTGTTTCTTTTAATTTAGTACAACAGCATTACCCAGATATTTTTAATTATTTTAACACACATCACATTGTTATTTCAGGCGCTATAGGTCTTATTAAACCTCATGTTGCTGCTTTTGAGTATATTATTAATACCTGCAAACTTAACCCTGCTGACTGTATTTTTATTGATGATCAATCAGTCAATGTTCGTGCAGCTGCAACTTGTGGTATTACCGGTATACTTTTAGTTAATGGCAACTATACAGCACTAAGAGAACAGCTTAAAGAGCTTAATGTTCTTTAA
- a CDS encoding SAM-dependent methyltransferase, with protein sequence MQLNTVRIALLAILFSNAALSMDRYTTSKDQFIAQRARLIQLSGGFLVSRALQVFAELRIADHLKEGPHVIDDAFALQVGADRTMLYRLLRMLAGHGIVQQQEDNTFSLTPLGELIKSDHPATVANFLRMEDETRWRSYGNLLDTLKTGIPAFTSTFGENYFDYIAKDAGLQQRFDDGMHDISSEENMFIAQSLNFKDATTIVDVGGGTGGLLLALKQQYSSLGTTILFDYTNLTPEQHKLLKTQTITFVQGSFFDEQAIPAGKDIYILKRVLHDWDTAKCIRIVKRCREAMAPNSKLYIIDALILAGNNYHVSKDIDLMMMTLFGGQERTQVEFEEILKAADMRLVATKPIESSMLSILEARLA encoded by the coding sequence ATGCAATTAAACACTGTACGTATAGCTTTATTAGCCATACTTTTTTCTAATGCTGCTCTTAGTATGGACAGGTATACTACTTCGAAAGATCAATTTATAGCTCAAAGAGCTAGATTGATACAGTTATCAGGAGGCTTTTTGGTGTCTCGAGCACTACAGGTGTTTGCAGAACTGCGTATTGCAGATCACTTAAAAGAGGGCCCTCATGTTATAGATGATGCTTTTGCTTTACAAGTTGGTGCTGACAGAACTATGCTCTATAGACTTCTAAGAATGCTTGCAGGCCATGGTATTGTGCAACAACAGGAAGATAATACGTTTTCCCTTACTCCGTTAGGTGAGTTGATTAAATCTGATCATCCAGCTACCGTAGCTAATTTTTTAAGAATGGAAGATGAAACCCGTTGGCGTTCATATGGCAATCTGCTTGATACACTAAAAACGGGCATTCCAGCTTTTACTAGCACTTTTGGTGAAAACTATTTTGATTATATAGCAAAAGATGCTGGATTGCAGCAAAGGTTTGATGATGGTATGCATGATATATCATCAGAAGAAAACATGTTTATTGCGCAATCTTTGAATTTTAAAGATGCTACAACTATAGTTGATGTTGGTGGAGGAACAGGCGGGCTATTGCTTGCTTTAAAACAACAATATTCTTCTTTAGGTACTACTATTCTTTTTGATTATACTAACTTAACACCAGAACAGCACAAACTTTTAAAAACTCAAACTATTACCTTTGTTCAAGGTAGCTTTTTTGATGAACAAGCTATTCCTGCAGGAAAAGATATCTATATCTTAAAACGGGTGTTACATGATTGGGATACAGCTAAATGCATACGCATTGTAAAACGATGCCGAGAAGCTATGGCTCCTAACAGCAAGCTGTATATTATTGATGCACTTATACTTGCAGGCAATAACTATCACGTAAGTAAAGATATCGACCTTATGATGATGACGTTATTTGGTGGTCAAGAGCGTACGCAAGTTGAGTTTGAAGAGATCCTTAAAGCTGCTGATATGCGTTTAGTAGCTACAAAGCCCATAGAGTCCTCAATGTTATCTATTTTAGAGGCACGTTTAGCCTAG
- a CDS encoding ankyrin repeat domain-containing protein, with protein MNKKFRQLTALSGLLVFSALGMQKSSADDQLFEGVSRELFDTVLLALDRGADVNNKDNLGWTPLHMAAYKGNRRLVDLLLKRGANRLAYDNGNHLPADYALGDTELGKELKQITDHTKELITLLTILKIRGSFNLLPREIIMAIVHKAYTPSLVSLKNVFRRKALSKVFVGILPPDLINKIIDYSFNQDKVLTTR; from the coding sequence ATGAATAAAAAATTTAGACAACTAACAGCACTCAGCGGATTACTTGTTTTTTCAGCATTAGGTATGCAAAAATCTTCAGCTGATGATCAATTATTTGAAGGAGTATCCAGAGAGTTATTTGATACGGTTCTCTTAGCTCTTGATAGAGGAGCAGACGTTAACAATAAAGATAATTTAGGATGGACTCCCTTACATATGGCTGCTTACAAGGGCAATAGACGTTTGGTAGATCTTCTTTTAAAACGTGGTGCCAATAGGCTTGCCTACGATAATGGTAATCATTTACCAGCCGATTATGCATTAGGTGATACAGAGTTGGGTAAAGAGTTAAAACAAATAACCGATCATACAAAAGAATTGATTACTCTACTTACTATCTTGAAAATAAGAGGTAGCTTTAATTTATTGCCTCGAGAAATTATAATGGCTATTGTACATAAAGCATATACTCCTTCTTTAGTATCCCTTAAAAACGTATTTAGAAGAAAAGCGTTAAGTAAAGTATTTGTGGGAATTCTTCCCCCTGATCTAATAAATAAAATAATAGACTACAGCTTCAATCAAGATAAAGTCTTAACTACAAGATAA
- a CDS encoding helix-turn-helix transcriptional regulator codes for MKIIVKLDELLARRKMRLNELSQLVDITEVNLSILKTGKAKAIRFSTLTSLCQALNCQPGDLLEFAKE; via the coding sequence ATGAAAATTATTGTAAAATTGGATGAACTATTAGCTCGTCGCAAAATGAGGCTTAATGAGCTTTCACAATTAGTTGATATTACCGAAGTAAATCTTTCTATTTTAAAGACAGGAAAAGCCAAAGCTATACGGTTTTCTACGCTAACTTCATTATGCCAAGCACTTAACTGCCAACCGGGAGATTTATTAGAGTTTGCAAAAGAATAA